From one Perca flavescens isolate YP-PL-M2 chromosome 4, PFLA_1.0, whole genome shotgun sequence genomic stretch:
- the LOC114553492 gene encoding odorant receptor 131-2-like: MNLSNTGSNFTTAVYRDTLNTAIIKNGITVVLCLSINYVNSTLVYTFTKHQVFNVNPRYILYIHLVINDIILLSLFTLLQVLSYIVYTLNISLCIVLVMISTIASLNNPLTLAFMAVECYIAICFPLRHTQICTVRKTYVVIGLIWAISILSITPDLFVALATESLEFFRSRVFCLRDNVFRDPNLTVKRDVSNSVCMVIVWLTLFYTYFWILFAAKAAAKDAKKARNTVLLHGFQLLLCMLTYVYHLIIQGLTYLFPNEALAIRFTASIFIQVLPRLMSPVVYGLRDKTFRNHLKRYLFCSTSATTHPQTTQKQGIKSSF; encoded by the exons ATGAACCTCTCAAATACTGGCAGCAATTTTACAACAGCTGTGTATCGGGATACTTTAAACACAGCTATAATCAAGAATGGGATTACTGTGGTTCTCTGCCTCTCCATCAACTATGTCAACAGTACCCTGGTGTACACATTCACAAAACATCAG GTTTTCAATGTGAACCCTCGCTACATCCTGTACATCCACCTGGTGATCAACGATATCATCCTGCTGAGCCTGTTTACCCTCCTTCAGGTCCTGAGTTACATTGTGTACACTCTTAACATCTCTCTATGTATCGTTCTGGTAATGATTTCTACAATTGCAAGTCTAAATAATCCCCTTACACTAGCATTTATGGCAGTAGAGTGTTATATCGCCATATGCTTCCCTCTCCGCCACACCCAGATCTGTACAGTCAGGAAAACGTATGTTGTGATCGGCCTGATTTGGGCAATAAGTATACTCTCGATCACACCAGATTTATTTGTAGCCTTGGCAACAGAATCCCTGGAATTCTTTCGTTCCAGAGTTTTTTGTCTCAGAGACAATGTTTTTAGAGACCCTAATCTGACAGTGAAGAGAGATGTTTCCAACTCAGTGTGTATGGTCATTGTTTGGCTCACTCTATTCTATACATACTTCTGGATCCTGTTCGCTGCAAAGGCAGCTGCCAAAGATGCCAAGAAAGCGAGGAACACTGTCCTCCTCCACGGCTTCCAGCTGCTGCTGTGTATGCTCACCTACGTTTATCATCTCATAATACAGGGTCTGACATACTTGTTCCCAAACGAGGCTCTGGCCATTCGCTTCACTGCCTCGATATTTATTCAGGTACTGCCTCGACTCATGAGTCCAGTTGTTTATGGGCTACGAGACAAGACATTCAGGAATCATCTGAAAAGATATCTCTTCTGTTCAACTAGTGCTACCACTCATCCACAAACAACTCAAAAACAGGGCATAAAGTCCAGTTTTTAG
- the LOC114553493 gene encoding odorant receptor 131-2-like, with protein sequence MNLSNTGSNFTTTLYRDTLNTALIKNVITVVLCISINYVNSTLVYTFTKHQVFKMNPRYILYIHLVINDIILLSLFTLVQVLSYIVFTLNVSLCIVLVMIATFASLNNPLTLALMAVECYIAICFPLRHTQICTVRKTYVVIGLIWAISILSILPDLFVALATESLEFFRSRVYCVRDTVFRNSTLTVKRDVSNSVFMVIFWLTLFYTYFRILFAAKAAAKDAKKARNTVLLHGFQLLLCMLTYVYDLMLQGLTYLLPKEVLVIRYTVAIFIQVLPRLISPVVYGLRDKTFTKYLKRYLLCITSANTHPLNTLKRA encoded by the exons ATGAACCTCTCAAATACTGGCAGCAATTTCACAACAACCCTGTATCGGGACACTTTAAACACAGCTCTAATCAAGAATGTGATTACTGTGGTTCTCTGCATCTCCATCAACTATGTCAACAGTACCCTGGTGTACACATTCACAAAACATCAG GTTTTCAAAATGAACCCTCGCTATATCCTGTACATCCACCTGGTGATCAACGATATCATCTTGCTGAGTCTGTTTACTCTCGTTCAGGTGCTGAGTTACATCGTTTTCACTCTTAATGTCTCTCTATGTATCGTTTTAGTAATGATCGCTACATTTGCAAGTCTAAACAATCCCCTAACACTAGCATTAATGGCAGTAGAGTGTTACATCGCCATATGCTTCCCTCTCCGCCACACCCAGATCTGTACAGTCAGGAAAACGTATGTAGTGATCGGCCTGATTTGGGCGATAAGTATACTCTCGATCCTACCAGATTTATTTGTAGCCTTGGCAACAGAATCCCTGGAATTCTTTCGTTCCAGAGTTTATTGTGTAAGAGACACTGTTTTTAGAAACTCTACTCTGACAGTGAAGAGAGATGTTTCCAACTCAGTGTTTATGGTCATTTTTTGGCTCACTCTTTTCTATACATACTTCAGGATCCTGTTCGCAGCAAAGGCAGCTGCCAAAGATGCCAAGAAAGCGAGGAACACTGTCCTCCTCCACGGCTTCCAGCTGCTGCTGTGTATGCTCACCTATGTTTATGATCTCATGCTACAGGGTCTGACATACTTGTTACCAAAAGAGGTGCTTGTCATTCGCTACACTGTCGCGATATTTATTCAGGTACTGCCTCGACTCATCAGTCCTGTTGTCTATGGGCTACGAGACAAGACATTCACAAAGTACCTGAAAAGATATCTGCTCTGTATAACTAGTGCTAACACTCATCCACTAAACACTTTAAAGAGGGCATAA